In one Erinaceus europaeus chromosome 3, mEriEur2.1, whole genome shotgun sequence genomic region, the following are encoded:
- the RHOH gene encoding rho-related GTP-binding protein RhoH — MQSGKMLSSIKCVLVGDSAVGKTSLLVRFTSETFPEAYKPTVYENTGVDVFMDGIQISLGLWDTAGNDAFRSIRPLSYQQADVVLMCYSVANHNSFLNLKNKWIGEIRSYLPCTPVLVVATQTDQREMGPHRATCISAIDGKRLAQDVRAKGYLECSALSNRGVQQVFECAVRTAVNQARRRNRRRFFSINQCKIF, encoded by the coding sequence ATGCAGAGTGGGAAGATGCTGAGTTCTATCAAATGTGTATTGGTGGGAGATTCTGCTGTTGGGAAGACTTCTCTGCTGGTGCGCTTCACCTCTGAGACCTTCCCAGAGGCCTACAAGCCCACGGTGTACGAGAACACGGGTGTGGATGTCTTCATGGATGGCATCCAGATCAGCTTGGGCCTCTGGGACACAGCTGGTAATGATGCCTTCAGGAGCATCCGACCCCTCTCCTACCAGCAGGCAGATGTGGTGCTGATGTGCTACTCCGTTGCCAACCATAACTCTTTCCTGAACCTGAAAAACAAGTGGATTGGTGAAATCAGGAGCTATTTGCCCTGCACCCCTGTGCTGGTGGTGGCCACACAGACTGACCAGAGAGAGATGGGCCCTCACAGGGCCACCTGCATCAGTGCCATAGACGGGAAGAGACTGGCCCAGGATGTGAGAGCCAAGGGCTACCTGGAGTGTTCAGCGCTTAGCAACCGGGGGGTACAGCAGGTGTTTGAATGTGCTGTCCGTACTGCTGTCAACCAAGCCAGGAGGCGCAACAGAAGGAGGTTCTTCTCCATTAACCAGTGTAAGATTTTCTAA